In Gammaproteobacteria bacterium, the following proteins share a genomic window:
- a CDS encoding MobC family plasmid mobilization relaxosome protein, producing MNKSSALYVRITEEEAELFSQYAESVGETRSRILRKIVRELITEQPDLVSAELAVFKTALRQLSGATTNLNQLTRAVNSGKVPKRMTEESYWKGLRAEVKSLSKTLRQVMDATATRWVPKKDDA from the coding sequence TTGAACAAATCCAGCGCCCTCTACGTGCGCATCACCGAAGAAGAGGCCGAACTGTTTTCACAGTACGCCGAATCCGTAGGCGAAACCCGCTCGCGCATACTGCGCAAAATCGTTCGCGAATTGATCACCGAACAGCCCGACCTGGTGTCGGCTGAATTGGCCGTATTCAAAACCGCCCTGCGTCAGCTTTCCGGTGCCACTACCAATTTGAACCAGCTCACCCGTGCGGTGAACTCAGGCAAGGTGCCCAAACGAATGACCGAAGAAAGTTATTGGAAAGGATTACGGGCGGAGGTCAAATCTTTATCAAAAACGCTACGTCAGGTCATGGATGCGACTGCTACCCGTTGGGTGCCCAAAAAGGATGATGCGTGA